TAAACTGACAAATCAGCACTATCTGAATAAGAGTAATCCGTATCCGACGGCTGCAGCCCACAGCAACATCGGCAGGGAATAGAGGTGAAAGCGCCACCAGATACGGCGATTGTTCGCCATCCGCAGCGCAATAAGGTTCGCCAGCGAACCGGGCAATAAACCAAAACCGCCAACGTTCACCGCCCAGGCCAGCAAGGTATCCGGCGGAACGTAGTTGAGCAGCAAAATGGTGGCGGGCACGTTACTGATAAATTGCGATAAACCAATGGCCGCAAGCCACAGGCCCGAAGGTGAAAGCTGGCTGGTGCTGGTCAGCACGCTGTGCAGCGCCGGAAGTTGGATCAGCAGATGCACATCGATAAACATGGCAATAAAGACCAGCAGTAATGTCCAGTCCACGCTCAGCACCACACGACGCGCCAGCAGCAGAAAACCGGCCGCGATCAGCGCCAATCCCCACAGCTCCTGCTTTAGCTCCAGCGCAGTAATAAAGACGAGGTAAAAGCCGAGGCAGCTCCATACCAGACGCGGTTGCCAGTCGGCAGTCTGCGCGCCGCTATGGTAGTTGAGGGCTTTATTGGGAAAACAAAACCAGCACAGCGCCAGCAACGTTACCATCATCGCCAGCGCCAGCGGCGTCATCTGCCAGATAAACGCCGGGAATGAGAGGCCGGAGCGCCCCCATAATAAGATGTTTTGCGGGTTGCCAATTGGCGTCAGCAACGAACCAGCATTGACCGCCAGCGCTTCGAAGATGATCAGCCGGTTGACCGGGATTTCACACAGCTTCTTGAGCGTAATGGTCAGCGGTACCACAATAAACAGCGCCACATCGTTGGTTAAGAAGGTGGAGAGCAGCGC
The Kosakonia oryzae genome window above contains:
- a CDS encoding anion transporter gives rise to the protein MNIPLFRALARDHFLHLLLIIGVVLCFFVPFAPARWPGAIDWHTIITLSGLMLLTKGVELSGYFDVLGRRMVRRFHNERRLAMFMILAAALLSTFLTNDVALFIVVPLTITLKKLCEIPVNRLIIFEALAVNAGSLLTPIGNPQNILLWGRSGLSFPAFIWQMTPLALAMMVTLLALCWFCFPNKALNYHSGAQTADWQPRLVWSCLGFYLVFITALELKQELWGLALIAAGFLLLARRVVLSVDWTLLLVFIAMFIDVHLLIQLPALHSVLTSTSQLSPSGLWLAAIGLSQFISNVPATILLLNYVPPDTLLAWAVNVGGFGLLPGSLANLIALRMANNRRIWWRFHLYSLPMLLWAAAVGYGLLLFR